In the Solibacillus sp. FSL K6-1523 genome, one interval contains:
- a CDS encoding FAD-binding dehydrogenase, giving the protein MKYDVIVVGAGLAGLTATSQLIDAGKKVLLVDQETENSIGGQAFWSFGGLFLVDSPEQRRMGIKDSKELAWQDWIGSAGFDRLEDEDSWAYKWAKAYVDFATEEKYEWLKSHGIQFFPVVGWAERGGALAGGHGNSVPRFHIVWGTGPALVEPFAEKVLKAASLGQVDYMPRHQVTELIIDGNTITGVRGNVLETSVIRRGEESSREAIGAFEYYAEAVIIASGGIGANIELVKKNWPSRLGKPPKTMISGVPAYVDGRMLQIAEQAGGRVVNRDRMWHYTEGLRNWDPIWKNHGIRILPGPSSMWFDATGKRFSAPNFPGFDTLSTLEAIQKTGYDYSWFILTEKMIEKEFALSGSEQNPDLTNKSIYQILKRVLPGPPATVQAFKDNGEDFVVAHGLKDLVEGMNHLVGSELLDFMQIKEQILARDREIEHKFSKDAQVTAIYGARNYLGDKLIRAAKPHKMLDPTAGPLIAVRLNILTRKTLGGLQTDLNGQVLNDYGKPIPGLFAAGEVSGFGGGGVHGYRSLEGTFVGGCLFTGLQVGKHLSK; this is encoded by the coding sequence ATGAAGTATGATGTCATCGTTGTTGGAGCAGGTTTGGCGGGACTGACTGCTACAAGTCAGCTTATTGATGCGGGGAAAAAGGTATTACTAGTCGATCAAGAGACAGAGAATTCAATTGGTGGACAAGCATTTTGGTCGTTCGGCGGGTTATTTTTAGTGGATTCACCGGAACAACGGAGAATGGGCATTAAAGATAGCAAGGAGCTGGCGTGGCAGGATTGGATTGGTTCAGCAGGATTTGACCGATTAGAGGATGAGGATAGCTGGGCATATAAATGGGCAAAAGCTTATGTGGATTTTGCTACCGAAGAAAAATATGAGTGGTTGAAATCGCATGGCATTCAGTTTTTCCCAGTAGTTGGCTGGGCTGAGCGTGGCGGTGCTTTAGCAGGGGGACATGGAAATTCTGTTCCTCGTTTTCATATTGTTTGGGGAACAGGACCCGCACTCGTTGAACCATTCGCAGAAAAAGTATTGAAAGCTGCCTCACTTGGACAAGTGGACTATATGCCTCGCCATCAAGTAACGGAGCTGATAATCGATGGAAATACGATTACAGGAGTACGAGGAAATGTTTTAGAAACGAGCGTGATTCGACGGGGAGAAGAAAGTTCTCGAGAAGCAATCGGGGCATTTGAATATTATGCGGAGGCCGTTATTATTGCGAGTGGTGGCATTGGCGCAAATATAGAGCTTGTAAAGAAAAATTGGCCTTCCCGATTAGGAAAGCCACCTAAAACGATGATTTCAGGTGTCCCTGCATATGTGGATGGACGCATGCTGCAAATAGCAGAGCAAGCTGGGGGGCGTGTAGTTAATCGAGATCGAATGTGGCATTATACAGAAGGTTTGCGCAACTGGGATCCAATTTGGAAGAACCATGGAATTCGTATTTTACCCGGACCATCCTCGATGTGGTTCGATGCAACAGGAAAACGTTTTTCTGCACCAAATTTCCCTGGATTTGATACGTTAAGTACATTGGAAGCAATCCAAAAAACAGGCTATGACTATTCATGGTTTATTTTAACGGAAAAAATGATTGAAAAGGAATTTGCATTATCTGGCTCAGAGCAAAATCCAGATTTAACGAATAAAAGCATTTACCAAATTTTAAAACGTGTATTGCCAGGGCCTCCAGCAACCGTTCAAGCCTTCAAGGATAACGGGGAGGATTTCGTCGTTGCCCACGGCTTAAAGGACCTTGTAGAAGGAATGAATCACTTAGTAGGAAGTGAATTGTTAGACTTTATGCAGATTAAAGAGCAAATTTTAGCCCGTGATCGAGAGATTGAGCATAAATTTTCGAAAGATGCACAAGTGACAGCCATTTACGGTGCGCGCAATTATTTGGGGGATAAACTAATTCGTGCAGCAAAGCCTCATAAAATGTTAGATCCAACAGCAGGACCGCTTATTGCTGTGAGATTAAATATTTTAACGAGAAAAACATTGGGTGGGCTGCAAACGGATTTAAATGGACAAGTATTAAACGACTATGGAAAGCCTATTCCAGGCTTATTTGCGGCGGGAGAAGTGAGTGGTTTTGGCGGTGGGGGGGTTCATGGTTATCGCTCATTAGAAGGAACTTTTGTTGGTGGCTGTTTATTTACTGGATTACAAGTTGGAAAACATTTGAGTAAATAA
- the serA gene encoding phosphoglycerate dehydrogenase: MVTKLKETATKTINVFIADPLSEDGIFPLRQETELDLNIIIDTGLTPEQLIAKIADVDVLLVRSQTTVTREIIEAAKNLKLIGRAGVGVDNIDLTAATEHGIIVVNAPDGNTNSAAEHTIAMMTSLARFIPQAFNTLKNGKWDRKSYVGVELKNKTIGVIGMGRIGAEVAYRAKGQRMNVIAYDPFLTEERAKELGITKGTVDEVCAAADFVTVHTPLLPETRNIINKERFAIMKDGVRIINCARGGIINEDDLYDAIVEGKVAGAALDVFIQEPATDHKLLTLPQVIATPHLGASTVEAQESVAVDVSNDIIKFFKTGTVTNPVNMPSIPKEKLAQVEPFFALAEKLGKFLIQVTEESIKELNISYAGEVANFDVRPLTANAIKGLLSTNHGTHVNDVNARYLAERIGMKINEHKTTTAKGFTNLITVEIITETETHTVAGTLLNGLGARIVKVEGFVVDVVPNGNLLYIKNQDKPGSIGRVATKLAEKEINIATMQVGRDQVGGSAVMMLVVDNAVTTEDLIFVAQLENIDEVKAITL, encoded by the coding sequence ATGGTAACAAAATTAAAAGAAACAGCAACGAAAACAATTAATGTATTTATCGCGGATCCACTAAGTGAGGATGGAATTTTCCCACTTCGCCAAGAAACTGAATTAGATTTAAATATTATTATTGATACTGGTTTAACACCTGAACAATTAATTGCTAAAATTGCAGATGTGGACGTATTACTTGTTCGTTCTCAAACAACAGTTACGCGTGAAATCATCGAAGCTGCAAAAAATTTAAAGCTAATTGGTCGTGCGGGTGTTGGTGTGGATAACATCGATTTAACTGCTGCTACTGAGCACGGAATTATTGTTGTAAACGCGCCAGACGGCAATACAAACTCTGCTGCTGAGCATACGATTGCGATGATGACTTCACTTGCTCGCTTCATTCCACAAGCATTCAACACATTAAAAAATGGTAAATGGGACCGCAAATCTTACGTAGGTGTGGAATTAAAAAATAAAACAATCGGTGTTATCGGTATGGGACGTATTGGTGCTGAAGTAGCTTACCGTGCGAAAGGTCAACGTATGAACGTTATTGCATACGACCCATTCTTAACAGAAGAACGCGCGAAAGAACTTGGTATTACAAAAGGAACGGTTGATGAAGTTTGTGCGGCAGCTGATTTCGTTACAGTGCATACACCATTACTACCTGAAACACGTAACATTATTAACAAAGAGCGCTTTGCTATTATGAAAGACGGCGTTCGCATTATTAACTGTGCACGCGGTGGAATTATTAACGAGGACGATTTATATGATGCAATCGTTGAAGGGAAAGTAGCTGGAGCAGCACTTGACGTATTCATCCAAGAGCCAGCAACAGACCATAAATTACTTACATTACCACAAGTTATTGCAACACCACACTTAGGTGCATCTACTGTTGAAGCACAAGAGTCAGTTGCAGTGGACGTTTCTAACGATATTATTAAATTCTTTAAAACAGGTACCGTTACAAACCCAGTAAACATGCCTTCAATTCCAAAAGAAAAGCTTGCACAAGTAGAGCCATTCTTTGCCTTAGCTGAAAAATTAGGAAAATTCCTAATTCAAGTGACAGAAGAAAGCATTAAGGAATTAAACATTTCTTATGCAGGTGAGGTAGCTAACTTTGATGTTCGTCCTTTAACAGCTAATGCGATTAAAGGGTTATTATCTACAAACCACGGTACACATGTAAATGACGTCAACGCGCGTTACTTAGCTGAACGTATCGGCATGAAAATTAATGAACATAAAACGACAACTGCTAAAGGATTCACGAACTTAATTACAGTTGAAATCATAACAGAAACAGAGACACATACGGTTGCAGGTACATTATTAAATGGTCTTGGCGCACGTATCGTTAAAGTAGAAGGTTTTGTTGTGGACGTTGTTCCAAATGGTAATCTTCTTTACATTAAAAACCAAGATAAGCCTGGTTCTATCGGCCGCGTAGCTACAAAATTAGCAGAAAAAGAAATTAATATCGCAACAATGCAAGTAGGCCGTGACCAAGTTGGTGGTTCAGCTGTTATGATGCTTGTCGTTGATAATGCTGTAACTACAGAAGATTTAATTTTTGTGGCACAACTTGAAAATATTGATGAAGTAAAAGCAATTACACTTTAA
- a CDS encoding polysaccharide deacetylase family protein: protein MKKFQVFLLLAIVVTACVTYPQLFTKAQAEAESISAIKMTISDTVVVDEGLQDEVITLAKNSIVTVLSESNGWAKINSTFYTGYVPSNSLQTAPAQYMLTSAKFKPNVRLINNVQGEIIGNLPSSSIVEVYTTDTAGWAFVRFGDVSGFVDTIALAKPITKQMIVKEPAGLSVRDRASHSSELIGHLPKNTEVTMHTTFSGWAFVTSNTVSGYVTFMELREAPKNTGTTSPKPNKPSGKKQIALTFDDGPNPKTTPQIVKTLKKYDAKATFFVVGKNAQKYPKTVKEVFDAGHEIGNHTYDHAKLTSISVKQVQSQIQLTDIAVKAAINQNTTLFRPPYGAYNKTIIGLLKVPNVMWSIDTLDWKHRDPKKTLQIVQTNAKKDSIILMHDIHQTTADSLDAVLDYLSKEGYEFVTVSELLEK, encoded by the coding sequence ATGAAAAAGTTCCAAGTGTTTTTACTGTTGGCGATAGTTGTCACAGCGTGTGTTACATATCCTCAATTATTTACTAAGGCTCAGGCTGAAGCCGAATCAATAAGTGCCATAAAAATGACAATTTCTGATACAGTCGTTGTTGATGAGGGCCTACAAGATGAAGTCATTACATTAGCGAAAAATAGCATTGTCACTGTCCTATCCGAATCAAATGGCTGGGCTAAAATAAATTCTACCTTTTATACAGGCTATGTTCCGAGCAACTCTTTACAAACAGCTCCTGCGCAATACATGTTAACAAGCGCTAAATTCAAACCAAATGTCAGGCTTATTAATAATGTTCAAGGTGAAATTATTGGGAATTTACCCTCAAGCAGTATTGTAGAGGTTTATACAACTGATACAGCAGGTTGGGCTTTTGTTCGTTTCGGTGATGTATCTGGTTTTGTTGATACAATTGCTTTAGCAAAGCCAATAACAAAGCAAATGATTGTGAAAGAGCCAGCTGGATTATCTGTTCGTGACAGGGCGAGCCATTCGAGTGAATTGATCGGGCATTTGCCGAAAAACACTGAAGTTACAATGCATACTACTTTTAGTGGTTGGGCTTTTGTAACGAGCAATACGGTCTCTGGCTATGTTACGTTTATGGAATTAAGAGAAGCGCCAAAAAATACAGGTACTACTAGTCCAAAACCTAATAAGCCATCTGGAAAAAAACAAATTGCTTTAACTTTTGACGATGGGCCTAATCCAAAAACAACACCGCAAATTGTGAAAACACTAAAGAAGTATGATGCAAAAGCGACCTTTTTCGTTGTCGGAAAAAACGCACAAAAATACCCTAAAACTGTCAAAGAAGTTTTTGATGCTGGGCACGAAATTGGTAATCACACATATGATCATGCGAAATTAACATCGATTAGCGTAAAACAAGTACAATCACAAATTCAATTAACAGACATAGCCGTAAAAGCTGCAATCAATCAAAATACGACGCTATTCCGCCCACCTTATGGGGCGTATAATAAAACAATTATAGGTTTACTAAAAGTGCCGAACGTTATGTGGTCCATTGATACGCTCGATTGGAAGCACCGTGATCCTAAAAAAACATTGCAAATTGTTCAAACAAATGCGAAAAAGGATAGCATCATATTAATGCATGATATTCATCAAACAACTGCCGATTCATTAGATGCTGTTCTTGACTATCTATCTAAAGAGGGCTATGAATTCGTTACGGTTTCAGAGCTTTTAGAGAAATGA
- a CDS encoding DNA polymerase III subunit delta: MDKIQLCVCENCGRSNESVTISNHTIHQHVAQLCPTCTHILSLSTNEVRFLQLARKKNKQTSNTEMQKIHQKLSILLAVAGLFVTIVVAAAVTQSMETHAFTDLYVNESKANSYLSFAYINEEFSTE, translated from the coding sequence ATGGATAAAATTCAACTTTGTGTATGTGAAAATTGCGGACGTTCAAATGAATCCGTGACCATTAGTAATCATACAATTCATCAGCATGTAGCACAACTTTGTCCAACATGTACGCATATTTTATCCTTATCAACAAATGAAGTACGTTTTCTACAACTTGCTCGAAAGAAAAATAAACAAACATCCAATACAGAAATGCAAAAAATACATCAAAAGCTATCTATATTATTAGCAGTAGCAGGTTTGTTTGTAACAATAGTCGTTGCAGCAGCAGTTACTCAAAGTATGGAAACCCATGCCTTTACTGACCTATATGTTAATGAATCGAAAGCAAATTCTTATTTATCTTTCGCCTACATAAATGAGGAATTTTCTACTGAATAA
- a CDS encoding HAD family hydrolase — protein sequence MTIKTIIFDLDDTLLWDQKSVQTAFDKTCEYASEVHNVDPVKFEDAVRVAARALYEGYETFDYTVLIGINPFEGLWGTFDDPTPQFQQMKEIVPQYRAQAWTNGLAALGIDDAAFGMELGERFVAERKKAPFFYEDTFAVLDELKGKYQLVLLTNGAPSLQNLKLEITPEIVPYFDHIIISGDFGKGKPDASIFEFVMEKAQVTKDDGIMVGDNLMTDILGSSRVGMRNVWINRENKPQNPDVIPTYEVTSLTEFLKLVRQL from the coding sequence ATGACAATTAAAACGATAATTTTTGATTTAGATGATACGTTATTATGGGATCAAAAATCTGTGCAAACGGCTTTTGACAAAACATGTGAATATGCAAGTGAAGTACATAATGTGGACCCTGTAAAGTTTGAAGATGCCGTGCGTGTAGCGGCAAGAGCATTATACGAAGGTTATGAAACATTTGATTATACGGTATTAATTGGTATTAATCCGTTTGAAGGGTTATGGGGAACTTTCGATGACCCAACACCACAATTCCAACAGATGAAAGAAATTGTTCCGCAATACCGCGCACAAGCTTGGACAAATGGATTAGCGGCTCTTGGTATTGATGATGCTGCATTCGGTATGGAGCTAGGGGAACGCTTTGTAGCAGAGCGTAAAAAAGCACCTTTCTTCTATGAAGATACATTTGCTGTTTTAGATGAGCTAAAAGGGAAATATCAGTTAGTGTTATTAACAAATGGTGCACCAAGCTTACAAAATTTAAAATTAGAAATCACACCAGAAATCGTTCCATATTTTGACCATATTATTATTTCAGGCGATTTTGGTAAAGGGAAACCAGATGCTTCAATTTTTGAATTTGTAATGGAAAAAGCACAAGTAACAAAAGATGATGGCATTATGGTTGGCGATAATTTAATGACTGATATTTTAGGTTCTTCTCGAGTAGGAATGCGCAATGTTTGGATTAACCGTGAAAACAAACCACAAAATCCAGATGTCATTCCGACGTATGAAGTGACTTCACTAACAGAGTTTTTAAAGCTTGTCCGACAGCTGTAA
- a CDS encoding DUF3006 domain-containing protein yields MSYHKYTLDRFDGDYAVFLKRPEETEQLLIQRTEILVALQEGDIVSIQDDEGKYSIEVLQDEMNAQKKRIQQLMKQLRDQSK; encoded by the coding sequence GTGAGCTACCATAAATATACGCTTGATCGATTCGACGGAGACTATGCTGTTTTTTTAAAGCGCCCAGAAGAAACGGAACAATTGCTCATCCAACGTACAGAAATTTTAGTAGCACTGCAAGAAGGGGATATTGTAAGCATTCAAGACGATGAAGGGAAATATTCGATTGAAGTATTACAAGATGAAATGAACGCTCAAAAAAAACGAATTCAACAATTAATGAAGCAGCTGCGTGACCAATCAAAATAA
- a CDS encoding MBL fold metallo-hydrolase — protein MKKILVVLVAVLLLVAGCEEIPQTKEQTKPFTGKEMRVHFIDVGQGDSIFIQSPNGKTMLVDAGVKGAGKTVVDYLGAHGVQKLDYVVATHPDADHIGGLIPVLNSMPIEHFIDSGKIHTSNTYEEMLTLIHNKNIPFNVPQTGDQIELDPEVTVEVLSADENATDNNEASIVLRVAYGNISFLLTGDAGIDLERAMLANDLDVEATILKAGHHGSNTSSSQSFVEAVSPLATILSYGQNNKYGHPHAEVIDALQNVGSEIYSTAEVGTIVVNTDGETYKINQSEWTGIGATSAITPKPTPAPKGEHVQLISKDLQAEVVVVKNAGEAVVNMQGWQLVSVEGNQVFDFPNIELAPGTSISITSGPDAKTGTNELQWTKRQIWLNSGDAAQLLNAKGEMVSELP, from the coding sequence ATGAAAAAAATTTTAGTAGTTTTAGTAGCCGTTTTACTTTTAGTAGCAGGCTGCGAGGAAATACCACAAACGAAAGAGCAAACAAAACCATTTACAGGAAAGGAAATGCGCGTTCATTTTATTGATGTTGGTCAAGGGGATTCGATTTTTATTCAATCACCAAATGGCAAGACGATGTTAGTTGACGCTGGTGTTAAAGGCGCGGGTAAAACCGTTGTTGACTATTTAGGGGCACACGGTGTACAAAAATTAGATTATGTTGTAGCAACACATCCCGATGCCGATCATATTGGTGGGTTGATTCCAGTATTAAATTCAATGCCAATTGAGCACTTTATTGATTCGGGGAAAATCCATACATCCAATACATATGAAGAAATGTTAACGTTAATTCATAACAAAAATATTCCGTTTAATGTTCCACAGACGGGCGATCAAATTGAATTAGATCCAGAAGTAACCGTGGAAGTTTTAAGTGCAGATGAAAATGCAACTGACAATAATGAGGCTTCTATTGTGTTACGAGTTGCCTATGGAAATATTTCGTTTTTATTAACAGGGGATGCGGGTATTGATTTGGAAAGGGCAATGCTTGCAAATGATCTTGATGTTGAGGCAACAATATTAAAGGCGGGGCATCATGGATCGAATACGAGTAGCTCCCAATCTTTTGTAGAAGCGGTTTCTCCGTTAGCGACGATTTTAAGCTATGGACAAAATAATAAATATGGACATCCACATGCAGAAGTCATTGATGCGCTGCAAAATGTCGGCAGTGAAATTTATAGTACAGCAGAAGTGGGAACGATTGTTGTGAACACAGATGGAGAAACATATAAAATAAATCAATCTGAATGGACAGGTATTGGTGCAACGAGCGCAATTACGCCAAAACCAACACCAGCTCCAAAGGGTGAGCATGTACAATTAATAAGTAAAGATCTTCAAGCGGAAGTGGTTGTCGTGAAAAATGCGGGTGAAGCAGTGGTCAATATGCAAGGATGGCAACTTGTTTCAGTAGAAGGGAATCAAGTATTTGATTTTCCAAATATTGAGCTAGCTCCGGGGACATCCATTTCGATTACGAGCGGACCAGATGCAAAAACAGGTACAAATGAATTGCAATGGACAAAAAGACAAATTTGGTTAAACTCGGGGGATGCAGCCCAATTACTGAATGCGAAAGGGGAAATGGTTAGTGAGCTACCATAA
- a CDS encoding coproporphyrinogen III oxidase — protein sequence MKAIYIKEQLKEDWHRVFNHIANLFYEDSVIQFEHEDSDMALQFDHSTDAQHTIRTSAKLEVEGQVYTSQYSIGYPTEGTDKERNIRMKRALSHVMLDVLEQYSGMTQQWGILTGIRPTKLYHKYRKSGLDHAQIATILKEDFRISDQKIALMEAIVERQLKVIPDLDEIGQEISIYIGVPFCPTMCAYCTFPAYAIQSNRKAGRVDKFIDGLHIELREMGKWLTEKNMRITSIYWGGGTPTSIEAHEMDALYKTMFEAFPNTDSIREITVEAGRPDTITPEKIEVLKKWGIDRISVNPQSYTQETLKAIGRHHTVEETVEKFWLSRNSGMNNINMDLIIGLPNEGIEEFQHSLEESAKMQPESLTVHTLSFKRASEMTRNKDKYKVADRDTVGEMMEMATKWTAENGYVPYYLYRQKNILGNLENVGYCKPSEESIYNIVIMEEVQTILGIGCGASSKFVHPETGKITQFHNPKDPAAYIMTFEDAIAKKIAILDEIYSS from the coding sequence ATGAAAGCTATTTATATAAAAGAACAATTGAAAGAGGATTGGCATCGTGTATTCAATCATATCGCCAATCTGTTTTATGAAGATTCGGTTATACAATTTGAGCATGAAGATTCGGATATGGCATTGCAATTTGACCATTCAACTGATGCGCAACATACGATTCGTACATCAGCAAAGCTTGAAGTAGAAGGACAAGTGTATACGAGTCAATATTCCATTGGTTATCCAACAGAAGGTACAGATAAAGAGCGCAATATTCGAATGAAGCGCGCACTTTCACACGTTATGTTGGATGTATTGGAGCAATATTCAGGCATGACGCAACAATGGGGGATTTTAACAGGAATACGTCCAACGAAGCTATATCATAAATACCGAAAATCAGGCTTAGATCATGCACAGATTGCAACGATTTTAAAAGAGGATTTCCGTATTTCAGATCAAAAAATTGCGCTTATGGAAGCCATTGTTGAACGCCAACTAAAGGTCATTCCAGATTTAGATGAAATCGGTCAAGAAATTTCGATTTATATCGGTGTCCCATTTTGTCCGACGATGTGTGCGTACTGTACATTCCCAGCGTATGCAATTCAGTCCAATCGCAAGGCGGGGCGCGTAGATAAATTTATTGATGGCTTGCATATAGAGCTACGTGAAATGGGCAAATGGCTAACAGAAAAAAATATGCGCATTACGTCTATTTATTGGGGTGGGGGTACACCTACTTCGATTGAAGCGCATGAAATGGATGCCCTTTACAAAACGATGTTTGAAGCATTCCCAAATACCGATTCGATTCGCGAAATCACGGTTGAGGCTGGTCGACCAGATACGATTACACCGGAGAAAATTGAAGTACTGAAAAAGTGGGGCATTGATCGCATCTCAGTAAATCCACAAAGTTATACGCAAGAAACGTTAAAAGCGATTGGACGTCATCATACTGTAGAAGAAACGGTTGAAAAGTTCTGGTTGTCTCGCAATTCTGGGATGAATAACATTAATATGGACTTAATTATCGGCTTACCAAATGAAGGTATAGAGGAGTTTCAACATTCATTAGAGGAATCCGCTAAAATGCAACCAGAAAGTTTAACGGTGCACACATTAAGCTTTAAGCGTGCTTCTGAAATGACGCGGAATAAAGATAAATATAAAGTAGCTGACCGTGACACTGTCGGAGAAATGATGGAGATGGCGACAAAGTGGACTGCTGAAAATGGCTATGTCCCTTATTATTTATACCGTCAAAAAAATATTTTAGGCAATCTTGAAAACGTTGGCTACTGTAAACCGAGTGAAGAATCGATTTACAATATCGTCATTATGGAGGAAGTTCAAACGATTTTAGGCATTGGTTGTGGCGCATCCTCAAAATTTGTACATCCAGAGACAGGGAAAATTACACAATTCCATAACCCAAAGGACCCTGCAGCCTATATTATGACGTTTGAAGATGCCATCGCGAAAAAAATAGCGATTTTAGATGAAATTTATTCTAGCTAA
- a CDS encoding YlbF family regulator: protein MVNIYDDINKLQGTFRQTTEFKNLQVAVEAVREDEAATALFTNFRDVQMKLQQKQATGEEVSEEEYVYLQKTAQLAQQDLKILAMLEAEMALSTVIEEINRIITQPIQSLYDGL, encoded by the coding sequence ATGGTAAATATTTACGATGATATTAATAAACTGCAAGGAACTTTTCGTCAAACAACAGAATTTAAAAATTTACAAGTAGCAGTAGAAGCGGTTCGTGAAGATGAAGCAGCAACAGCTTTATTTACAAACTTCCGTGATGTGCAAATGAAGTTACAACAAAAGCAAGCAACAGGTGAAGAGGTTTCTGAAGAGGAATATGTTTACCTACAAAAAACAGCGCAATTAGCACAGCAAGATTTAAAGATTTTAGCGATGTTAGAAGCTGAAATGGCTTTAAGTACTGTTATTGAAGAAATCAATCGTATTATTACACAACCGATTCAGTCACTTTACGACGGACTGTAA
- a CDS encoding DUF445 domain-containing protein gives MSHFISLLLLLGVVGAVVGAATNYMAIKMLFRPYKPIYFKKWRLPLTPGLIPKRRGDLAVQLGKTVSEYLLTPETIKKKFLSQEVRKNVLTFAQNKVEHEIFTNDKTLKDWLKVVGFEHLPKTAEGKLDILIFNQFESIKHTLSSKAIRELLPADLEPVLDRKIDEAVTQILEKGEDYFLSPEGTLTIKNMLDDFLSSKGSLGGMVQMFLGDSNSLVDKVQRELVKFLQAPGTNALLVRIFTTEWEKIKNRPAMDFMKDVNFDTIVTSIQDYAKRELALESRLDKTIEDYWPDGKRWATDDLLPKVLDKVFLAAEGKIEDVLKRLNLAEVVREQVDSFPIAKLEELVLGIISKELKLITWLGGIIGGLVGIIQAIIVFLTN, from the coding sequence ATGAGTCATTTTATATCTTTGCTACTGTTATTAGGGGTTGTAGGTGCAGTTGTAGGAGCAGCTACAAACTATATGGCAATAAAAATGCTATTTCGTCCGTACAAACCAATCTATTTTAAAAAATGGCGTTTACCATTAACACCGGGACTTATACCAAAACGTCGCGGAGATTTAGCGGTTCAGCTAGGCAAAACGGTTTCTGAGTATTTATTAACACCAGAAACGATTAAAAAGAAATTTTTATCACAGGAAGTTCGGAAAAATGTATTAACCTTTGCTCAAAATAAAGTGGAGCATGAAATTTTTACGAATGATAAAACACTAAAGGATTGGTTAAAAGTTGTAGGCTTCGAGCATTTACCAAAAACAGCTGAAGGTAAATTGGACATTCTTATATTTAATCAATTTGAATCGATCAAGCATACATTATCATCTAAAGCAATTCGCGAGCTTTTACCTGCTGATTTAGAGCCGGTACTCGATCGCAAAATAGATGAAGCAGTCACTCAAATTTTAGAGAAGGGTGAAGATTACTTTTTATCACCTGAAGGAACGTTGACGATAAAAAATATGCTTGATGATTTTTTATCATCTAAAGGATCATTAGGTGGCATGGTTCAAATGTTTTTAGGCGATTCAAATTCGCTTGTTGATAAAGTACAACGCGAACTTGTGAAGTTTTTACAAGCACCGGGCACGAATGCACTACTTGTTCGTATTTTTACAACAGAATGGGAAAAAATTAAAAATCGTCCAGCAATGGACTTTATGAAAGATGTAAACTTTGATACGATTGTTACGAGTATTCAAGATTATGCAAAGCGTGAACTAGCACTTGAATCCCGCTTAGATAAAACGATTGAAGACTATTGGCCAGATGGAAAGCGATGGGCAACCGATGATTTACTCCCTAAAGTTCTCGATAAAGTATTTCTTGCAGCAGAAGGTAAAATTGAAGACGTATTAAAACGTTTAAATTTAGCTGAAGTTGTACGTGAGCAGGTTGATTCATTCCCAATTGCAAAACTGGAGGAGCTCGTGCTAGGCATTATTAGTAAAGAGCTTAAACTAATTACTTGGCTTGGTGGTATTATCGGTGGTCTTGTCGGAATTATCCAAGCAATTATCGTCTTTTTGACGAATTAA
- a CDS encoding YheE family protein, with amino-acid sequence MIQHFSYKPLFKNSQIPGWSIQFFFQQQRYNAEYYKDGSIQFIGTAPGADQLPAVEKMVHELMLFHVYE; translated from the coding sequence ATGATACAACATTTTAGCTATAAACCGTTATTTAAAAATAGTCAAATTCCAGGTTGGTCTATCCAATTCTTTTTTCAACAGCAGCGATACAATGCCGAATATTATAAAGATGGGAGCATTCAATTTATTGGGACTGCGCCCGGTGCGGATCAATTACCAGCTGTCGAAAAAATGGTTCATGAACTAATGCTATTTCACGTTTATGAATAA